A genomic segment from Nitrospirota bacterium encodes:
- a CDS encoding enoyl-CoA hydratase/isomerase family protein → MAYEKITLSIEPPKATIAMNDPAVMNAHSTPMLMEIQDAVRKIEADERVIVGVIEGAGGHFCAGINLNETHDMTALEGRKLARLLHETFSLVRTTDKLYIAKIRGNCLGAGLELAVSCDLLIGTETSKYGFPHMKIGIPSIVEAGIVPQMIGITRARELYYLAKSWDGKRAHEEGLINRVVPDRDLDAAADEWVETLSGYSPVAMAVQKDICHKWMTADLETAIDFSINSVCISFTSEDQKEGMRAFLEKRKPVFKGR, encoded by the coding sequence ATGGCTTATGAAAAGATCACGCTCTCCATCGAACCGCCCAAGGCGACGATCGCGATGAACGACCCCGCCGTCATGAACGCGCACAGCACGCCGATGCTGATGGAGATTCAGGACGCGGTGCGGAAGATCGAGGCGGACGAGCGCGTCATCGTGGGCGTCATCGAGGGCGCGGGCGGCCATTTCTGCGCCGGGATCAACCTCAATGAAACGCACGACATGACCGCTCTCGAGGGGCGAAAGCTCGCGCGCCTTTTGCACGAGACGTTTTCGCTCGTCCGCACGACGGACAAGCTCTACATCGCCAAGATCCGAGGGAACTGTCTGGGAGCGGGACTTGAACTGGCCGTATCGTGCGATCTGTTGATCGGCACGGAGACGTCGAAATACGGCTTCCCGCACATGAAGATCGGGATTCCGTCCATCGTCGAGGCGGGCATCGTGCCGCAGATGATCGGAATCACCCGCGCGCGGGAACTCTACTATCTGGCGAAATCGTGGGACGGAAAGCGGGCGCACGAGGAGGGCCTCATCAACCGCGTCGTACCGGATCGGGATCTGGACGCCGCCGCGGACGAGTGGGTGGAAACCCTGAGCGGCTACAGTCCGGTGGCGATGGCCGTTCAGAAGGACATCTGTCACAAGTGGATGACGGCCGACCTCGAGACGGCCATCGATTTTTCCATCAACTCCGTCTGCATCAGTTTCACATCCGAGGACCAGAAAGAGGGAATGAGGGCGTTTCTTGAAAAAAGGAAGCCGGTTTTCAAAGGACGATGA